In one Sphingomonas hankookensis genomic region, the following are encoded:
- a CDS encoding M16 family metallopeptidase yields MTGLMKRLLLGAALAALPAMATSAAAQQRPTAATAAAAPAKLAIDMRYLTLPNELRVVLSRDTLAPTVTVGVYYGIGFRVEPRDRTGFAHLFEHLMFQGSQNAPKGVFISTISNAGGVLNGSTRFDFTNYFEIAPSNALERILWLEADRMARPVIDDTVLKNQQGVVGNEVKVNVLNQPYSTWPWIDLPMLANTNWYNSHNFYGDLKEIEAATVADAKQFHSAFYRPNNAVLVVAGDIDYAQAEAMVRKHFGPLQKGAPVTLPDLSEPRQTAEKVRSRVDALAPKPGWAAGYHMPPRGTPEWYAMGLIDQMLVQGDDSRLVRKLKSETGITGDLSGGINAYLGTMYNYNGPMLWAFNFTHDPKFSDAQIRQAVDGVIDGLRTTPVTQAELDRARTKLRSDLYSSVDGGMRIGLIDLLAVYALFDNDPQAVNRIESGFAKVTPALIQKTAVEYLRPTNRSIYTIQPGTAAAQGAK; encoded by the coding sequence ATGACGGGGTTGATGAAGCGGCTGTTGCTGGGGGCGGCGCTGGCCGCATTGCCGGCGATGGCGACCAGCGCGGCGGCGCAGCAGCGCCCGACCGCCGCAACCGCTGCCGCCGCGCCGGCGAAGCTCGCGATCGACATGCGCTACCTGACGCTGCCCAACGAGCTGCGGGTCGTGCTCTCGCGCGATACGCTGGCCCCGACGGTCACCGTCGGCGTCTATTACGGCATCGGCTTTCGCGTCGAACCGCGCGACCGCACCGGCTTTGCCCATCTGTTCGAACATCTGATGTTCCAGGGGTCGCAGAACGCGCCCAAGGGCGTGTTCATCAGCACGATCAGCAACGCCGGCGGCGTGCTGAACGGATCGACCCGGTTCGACTTCACCAATTATTTCGAGATCGCGCCGTCGAACGCGCTGGAGCGCATCCTGTGGCTGGAGGCCGACCGCATGGCGCGGCCGGTCATCGACGATACGGTGCTGAAGAACCAGCAGGGCGTCGTCGGCAACGAGGTGAAGGTCAACGTCCTCAACCAGCCCTACAGCACCTGGCCATGGATCGACCTGCCGATGCTGGCCAATACCAACTGGTATAACAGCCACAATTTCTACGGCGACCTGAAGGAGATCGAGGCGGCGACCGTCGCCGATGCGAAGCAGTTCCATTCCGCCTTCTACCGCCCGAACAACGCCGTCCTCGTCGTCGCGGGGGACATCGACTATGCGCAGGCCGAGGCGATGGTCCGCAAGCATTTCGGCCCCCTGCAAAAGGGTGCGCCGGTCACGTTGCCCGACCTCAGCGAACCGCGCCAGACGGCCGAGAAGGTGCGCAGCCGCGTCGATGCGCTGGCGCCCAAGCCCGGCTGGGCGGCGGGCTATCACATGCCGCCGCGCGGCACGCCCGAATGGTATGCGATGGGGCTGATCGACCAGATGCTGGTGCAGGGCGACGACAGCCGCCTGGTCCGCAAGCTGAAATCGGAAACCGGCATCACCGGCGACCTGTCGGGCGGGATCAACGCCTATCTGGGCACCATGTATAACTACAACGGCCCGATGCTGTGGGCGTTCAACTTCACCCACGACCCGAAATTCAGCGATGCGCAGATCCGGCAGGCGGTCGATGGCGTGATCGACGGGTTGCGCACCACGCCGGTCACCCAGGCCGAACTGGACCGCGCCCGCACCAAGCTGCGCTCCGACCTCTATTCGTCGGTCGATGGCGGGATGCGGATCGGGCTGATCGACCTGCTCGCCGTCTATGCGCTGTTCGACAATGATCCGCAGGCGGTGAACCGCATCGAATCCGGCTTCGCGAAGGTCACGCCTGCGCTGATCCAGAAGACGGCGGTTGAATATCTGCGCCCCACCAACCGCTCGATCTACACCATCCAACCCGGCACTGCCGCAGCCCAGGGAGCCAAGTGA
- a CDS encoding M16 family metallopeptidase, which translates to MRRSILLAGLALIAAPLAAQTQPPALPAPPIGAPKRFSVPASESYQLPNGMGVTLIPYGNAPKVTVVLQVYAGNLEEGRDTWLADLTGDMLKEGAGARDSAALATAAAGMGGNLGVRVSSTGTSISMSGLSEFAPQAVALVGDVARRPAFPASEFARVKANSARSLAQMLAQPGMLADYALARATYGDHPYARTMPTPAQLDGYTLDQVKRFYATNFGAQRARLYIAGRFDPAAVKAAVRQAFGDWQKGPARLSLVPTAAPGPRMVLVDRPEAPQSTIRLSWPAPLAGSEGDIPMRVANALLGGSFSSRITRNIREDKGYTYSPGSGISQRPGDAAWTFDADVTTAVTGPSLKEVFQEIRTLQSTPPGDAEAAGMRSYNAGLFVLRSSDSASLIGQLATRDALGLPADWLDRYVPATMAVTDAQFSSAIRDALPLDKFTLVVVGDLAKVKPQLDALPELKGVPVQTVTVP; encoded by the coding sequence ATGCGCCGTTCGATCCTTCTCGCCGGCCTCGCGCTGATCGCCGCGCCGCTCGCCGCGCAGACCCAGCCGCCGGCCTTGCCCGCACCGCCGATCGGTGCGCCCAAGCGGTTCAGCGTTCCCGCGTCCGAAAGCTATCAGTTGCCCAACGGCATGGGCGTGACGCTGATCCCCTATGGCAATGCGCCCAAGGTCACGGTCGTGCTGCAGGTCTATGCCGGCAATTTGGAGGAAGGTCGCGATACGTGGCTGGCCGACCTGACCGGCGACATGCTGAAGGAAGGGGCGGGGGCCCGCGACTCCGCGGCGCTCGCCACCGCCGCCGCCGGCATGGGCGGCAATCTCGGCGTGCGGGTAAGCTCGACCGGAACGTCGATCAGCATGAGCGGGCTCAGCGAATTCGCGCCGCAGGCCGTGGCGCTGGTCGGCGATGTCGCGCGGCGCCCGGCCTTTCCGGCCAGCGAGTTCGCGCGGGTCAAGGCGAACAGCGCGCGGTCGCTGGCGCAGATGCTCGCCCAGCCGGGGATGCTGGCCGATTACGCGCTGGCGCGGGCGACCTATGGCGACCATCCCTATGCCCGGACCATGCCGACGCCGGCACAGCTCGACGGCTATACGCTCGACCAGGTGAAGCGCTTCTACGCCACGAATTTCGGGGCGCAGCGCGCGCGGCTCTATATCGCCGGGCGGTTCGATCCGGCGGCGGTCAAGGCCGCGGTCCGCCAAGCGTTCGGTGATTGGCAGAAGGGGCCGGCGCGGCTGTCGCTGGTGCCGACCGCTGCGCCGGGGCCGCGCATGGTGCTGGTCGACCGGCCGGAGGCGCCGCAATCGACGATCCGGCTGAGCTGGCCGGCGCCGCTGGCGGGTAGCGAAGGCGACATTCCGATGCGCGTCGCCAATGCGCTGCTCGGCGGCAGCTTCTCGTCGCGGATCACCCGCAACATTCGCGAGGACAAGGGCTATACCTATTCCCCCGGTTCGGGCATCAGCCAGCGCCCGGGCGACGCCGCCTGGACCTTCGACGCCGATGTGACGACCGCAGTGACCGGCCCGTCGCTGAAGGAAGTGTTCCAGGAAATCCGCACGCTGCAATCGACGCCCCCCGGCGATGCCGAGGCGGCGGGGATGCGCAGCTACAATGCCGGCCTGTTCGTGCTGCGCAGTTCGGACAGTGCGTCGCTGATCGGACAGCTGGCGACGCGCGACGCGCTGGGGCTGCCGGCCGACTGGCTCGACCGCTACGTCCCGGCCACGATGGCGGTGACCGATGCCCAGTTCAGCAGCGCGATCCGGGATGCCCTGCCGCTCGACAAGTTCACGCTGGTCGTGGTCGGGGATCTGGCGAAGGTGAAGCCGCAGCTCGACGCGCTACCCGAACTGAAGGGCGTGCCGGTGCAGACGGTAACGGTGCCCTGA
- a CDS encoding alpha/beta hydrolase yields MRAAGAVRSPRFRENAMPRWIAFLIAMTAAPAAAQVVPAGRPVEIGTSYQIAAPTLGDERQVNVWLPPGYDRSQGRYPVVYLLDGAVDQDFGHVAGLASLASLSWTFGPFIVVGIQTKQRRAELTGQPVDPRYRSAFPESGGATRFRRFLRQDVIPFVEARFRTDGRRAIMGESLAGLFVIDTLLNEPALFTDYVAISPSLWWDDRRALRTGLSERLSRAAGKRLFVAVADEGGTMQDGVDRLRAAVAALPPGRVTLRYADHGRSATHGTVYHRAAEEALRWLYPAEPDDAGPTPWFMIEGASPPAVTAR; encoded by the coding sequence ATGCGCGCGGCCGGGGCGGTGCGGTCGCCCCGGTTCCGGGAGAATGCCATGCCCCGCTGGATCGCCTTCCTTATCGCCATGACGGCGGCGCCGGCGGCGGCGCAGGTCGTTCCGGCGGGACGACCGGTCGAGATCGGCACCAGCTATCAGATCGCTGCGCCGACGCTGGGCGACGAGCGGCAGGTCAATGTCTGGCTGCCGCCCGGCTACGACCGCTCGCAGGGGCGCTATCCGGTGGTCTATCTGCTCGACGGTGCGGTCGATCAGGATTTCGGGCATGTGGCCGGGCTGGCGAGCCTCGCCTCGCTCAGCTGGACGTTCGGGCCGTTCATCGTAGTCGGAATCCAGACGAAGCAGCGGCGGGCGGAGCTTACCGGGCAACCCGTCGACCCGCGCTACCGCTCCGCCTTTCCCGAAAGCGGCGGGGCGACACGGTTTCGCCGGTTTCTGCGCCAGGACGTCATCCCGTTCGTCGAGGCGCGGTTCCGCACCGATGGGCGGCGGGCGATCATGGGCGAGTCGCTGGCCGGGCTGTTCGTGATCGACACGCTGCTGAACGAGCCGGCGCTGTTCACCGACTATGTCGCGATCAGTCCCAGCCTGTGGTGGGACGATCGGCGGGCGCTGCGAACCGGCCTCTCGGAACGCCTGTCGCGGGCGGCGGGCAAGCGCCTGTTCGTTGCGGTCGCCGACGAAGGCGGGACGATGCAGGATGGAGTCGACCGGTTGCGAGCGGCGGTGGCGGCCTTGCCACCCGGGCGGGTGACGTTGCGCTATGCCGATCACGGCAGGTCGGCGACGCATGGCACCGTGTATCACCGCGCTGCGGAAGAGGCGCTGCGCTGGCTCTATCCCGCCGAGCCCGATGATGCCGGGCCGACGCCGTGGTTCATGATCGAGGGGGCATCGCCGCCAGCTGTCACGGCGCGGTGA
- the rplL gene encoding 50S ribosomal protein L7/L12, with protein MADLNAIVEQLSELTVLEAAELSKLLEEKWGVSAAAAVAAAPAAGGAAGGAPAAEEKTEFDVILTGDGGKKINVIKEVRAITGLGLTEAKALVEGAPKAVKEGVSKDEADKIKAQLEGAGATVEVK; from the coding sequence ATGGCTGACCTGAACGCGATCGTCGAACAGCTGAGCGAGCTGACCGTCCTCGAAGCGGCTGAACTGTCGAAGCTGCTCGAAGAAAAGTGGGGCGTTTCGGCCGCTGCTGCCGTTGCCGCCGCTCCGGCCGCCGGTGGCGCCGCCGGTGGCGCGCCTGCCGCTGAAGAAAAGACCGAGTTCGACGTGATCCTCACCGGCGACGGTGGCAAGAAGATCAACGTCATCAAGGAAGTCCGCGCCATCACCGGTCTCGGCCTGACCGAAGCCAAGGCGCTGGTCGAAGGCGCTCCGAAGGCCGTCAAGGAAGGCGTGTCGAAGGACGAAGCCGACAAGATCAAGGCGCAGCTCGAAGGCGCCGGCGCGACCGTCGAAGTCAAGTAA
- the rplJ gene encoding 50S ribosomal protein L10 — protein MDRTQKSEAVAELNRTFNEVGVVVVTRNLGMTVAQSTALRNKMREAGASYKVSKNRLARIAAEGTPYAVLSDLLTGPTALATSTDPVAAARIINDFAKTNDKLEIVGGAMGGQILDADGVKALASLPSLDELRAKLVGLIVAPATKLATITQAPAAQIARVLSAYAEKEAA, from the coding sequence ATGGATCGCACTCAGAAGAGTGAAGCCGTCGCCGAGCTGAACCGCACCTTCAACGAGGTCGGCGTGGTGGTCGTCACCCGCAACCTCGGCATGACCGTCGCCCAGTCGACGGCCCTGCGCAACAAGATGCGCGAAGCCGGCGCGAGCTACAAGGTCTCGAAGAACCGTCTTGCCCGGATCGCAGCGGAAGGCACGCCGTACGCGGTGTTGTCGGACCTGCTGACCGGCCCGACGGCGCTGGCGACGTCGACCGATCCCGTCGCTGCGGCGCGGATCATCAACGACTTCGCCAAGACGAACGACAAGCTCGAGATCGTCGGCGGCGCCATGGGCGGCCAGATCCTCGACGCGGACGGCGTGAAGGCCCTGGCCTCGCTGCCCTCGCTCGACGAACTGCGCGCCAAGCTGGTCGGCCTCATCGTTGCCCCGGCAACGAAGCTGGCGACCATCACGCAGGCACCCGCGGCCCAGATCGCGCGCGTGCTGTCGGCATATGCGGAGAAGGAAGCCGCCTGA
- a CDS encoding copper homeostasis protein CutC has protein sequence MPRTTLEICIDSVAGCGAAIAGGADRIELCGALSVGGLTPSAGLVAEVLHLAGAAGVRVHAMVRPRAGDFAYDARELSTAISEGKALILAGVDGLVFGAARHGSLDRDALTSWINAMRAVRADIDLTLHRAVDLLADPVAAVEQAITLGFQRILTSGGAVRAIDGAGMIRAMREQAAGRIAVMPGSGVRPDNVATLLAATGAEEVHASASAPVVQDDPRVQALGFAGPGLARTDEAIVRALRAAIDA, from the coding sequence ATGCCGCGTACGACACTGGAAATCTGCATCGACAGCGTCGCGGGGTGCGGTGCCGCGATCGCGGGCGGGGCGGACCGGATCGAACTATGCGGGGCGTTGTCGGTCGGGGGACTGACGCCTTCGGCAGGGCTGGTGGCGGAGGTCCTGCATCTGGCCGGAGCGGCCGGCGTGCGGGTACATGCGATGGTCCGGCCGCGCGCGGGGGACTTCGCCTATGACGCGCGGGAGCTCTCGACCGCCATTTCCGAGGGGAAGGCGCTGATCCTCGCGGGCGTCGACGGGCTGGTATTCGGTGCCGCACGCCACGGTAGCCTCGATCGCGACGCGCTGACATCGTGGATCAACGCGATGCGGGCGGTGCGCGCCGATATCGACCTGACCCTGCACCGTGCGGTCGATCTGCTCGCCGATCCGGTCGCGGCGGTCGAACAGGCCATTACATTGGGATTTCAGCGTATCCTGACTTCCGGTGGCGCAGTCCGCGCCATCGATGGCGCAGGGATGATCCGGGCGATGCGCGAGCAGGCGGCGGGACGGATTGCGGTGATGCCGGGATCGGGCGTCCGGCCCGACAATGTTGCGACGCTTCTGGCTGCAACCGGGGCGGAGGAGGTCCATGCCTCCGCCAGCGCCCCGGTCGTGCAGGACGATCCGCGCGTGCAGGCGCTGGGCTTTGCCGGGCCGGGACTGGCGCGGACCGATGAAGCGATCGTGCGTGCGCTGCGCGCGGCGATCGACGCCTGA
- the galA gene encoding beta-galactosidase GalA, with product MPIDRRTLLAGTAGTLATAGLPLSARAARRDAEPSGLLHGLSPRPGLPERLPAEDPSRTLLSHGWLFHEGDIVPPAPQTHDETYTNAKAGNARGAAAMDYDDTDWAQVSVPHDWASAQGFVETANVAQGYRPRGIGWYRRTLRLEPEDRGRKLELHFGAIATAATIWINGSVVARNFSGYNAITIDLTPFARFGDELNVIAIRVDATAMEGWWYEGAGLYRHVWLAKRSPVSIATDGVHCDPRLGSDGRWTVPVSVALESIARAPATATIMVDLLDPTGKVVASARGQAQLQPLGGVEVSLSLPVDNPQRWSIERPTLYTVRVTTDAPGGGDERRIAIGFRTIRFDAQAGFFLNEQPVKLKGVCLHQDHAGVGVAVPDALLAWRLQRMKDTGVNAIRCSHNAQADAFYQLCDRMGFVVMDENRIFNPAPENMAQLEWLVRAHRNHPSIILWSVFNEEPMQGTEAGVEMVRRMAARVHALDDSRPVTAAMNGSFYDPQNVSSVVDVMGFNYYQGDYDKFHALNPAKPSTSSEDTSAFMTRGAYATDRAAHVMSSMDTEAAPWGATHRQAWAEMAKRRFIAGGFVWTGFDYHGEPTPFTWPTIASFFGILDLCGFPKTAYDIHRAHWIDDQPVVGIAPHWTWPGKEGQPVELLVTSNAERVRVVLNGRMIGEQAVDRIMGNAFTVPYVPGTLEAVALKGGREVARAVHETAGAAVALRLTPARRQMLGDNEDVVPVTIDAVDAKGRHVPTENRMTRFTIDGATLIGVGNGDPNSHESEKAPERSLFNGLAQMLVQAGEGRGRGTIVATADGLRPARLVIDRVAATPRAQVEVTPPGAFILGWRRSKSFATAPDPGMTPPVNDNNSWDFTRSGTPAAPESGPSFRLYRAVLPERRRVMAQGGTLSFAQVEGRASVYVDGRQVGAKTDPAAGALVVPVPAGAKGVAVLIEAVPGARSGITGAVRLVPKG from the coding sequence GTGCCGATCGATCGCCGGACGCTGCTGGCGGGAACTGCGGGGACGCTCGCGACGGCCGGGCTGCCGCTGTCGGCACGGGCGGCGCGGCGCGATGCGGAGCCGAGCGGACTGCTGCACGGTCTGTCGCCGCGCCCGGGCCTGCCCGAACGGTTGCCGGCCGAGGACCCGTCGCGCACCCTGCTGTCGCACGGCTGGTTGTTCCACGAAGGCGATATCGTGCCGCCCGCGCCGCAGACGCATGACGAGACCTATACCAATGCCAAGGCCGGCAATGCGCGCGGCGCGGCGGCGATGGATTATGACGATACCGACTGGGCACAGGTCAGCGTGCCGCACGACTGGGCATCGGCGCAGGGCTTTGTCGAGACGGCGAATGTCGCGCAGGGGTATCGCCCGCGCGGGATCGGCTGGTATCGGCGCACGCTGCGGCTGGAGCCGGAAGACCGGGGCAGGAAGCTCGAACTCCATTTCGGGGCGATCGCGACCGCCGCGACGATCTGGATCAACGGCAGCGTCGTCGCGCGCAACTTCTCCGGCTACAACGCGATCACCATCGACCTGACGCCGTTCGCGCGGTTCGGGGACGAACTGAACGTCATCGCCATCCGGGTCGATGCCACGGCGATGGAGGGTTGGTGGTATGAAGGTGCTGGCCTGTACCGCCATGTCTGGCTCGCGAAGCGGTCGCCGGTATCGATCGCGACGGATGGCGTGCATTGCGACCCGCGCCTCGGCAGCGACGGGCGTTGGACGGTGCCGGTGTCGGTCGCGCTGGAGAGTATCGCGCGTGCGCCTGCGACCGCGACCATCATGGTCGACCTGCTCGACCCCACGGGCAAGGTCGTCGCCAGCGCGCGCGGACAGGCGCAGTTGCAACCGCTGGGCGGGGTGGAGGTCAGCCTGTCGCTGCCGGTCGACAACCCGCAGCGCTGGTCGATCGAGCGCCCCACGCTCTACACCGTCCGCGTCACCACCGACGCGCCGGGCGGCGGCGACGAACGGCGCATCGCGATCGGTTTCCGCACGATCCGCTTCGATGCGCAGGCCGGCTTCTTCCTGAACGAGCAGCCGGTGAAGCTGAAGGGCGTATGCCTGCATCAGGATCATGCCGGCGTCGGCGTCGCGGTGCCCGACGCGCTGCTCGCATGGCGGTTGCAACGGATGAAGGATACCGGCGTCAACGCCATCCGCTGTTCGCACAATGCGCAGGCCGACGCCTTCTATCAGCTGTGTGATCGGATGGGGTTCGTCGTGATGGACGAAAATCGCATCTTCAACCCCGCTCCTGAGAATATGGCGCAGCTGGAATGGCTGGTGAGGGCGCATCGCAATCACCCCAGCATCATCCTGTGGTCGGTGTTCAACGAGGAACCGATGCAGGGCACCGAAGCGGGCGTCGAGATGGTGCGGCGGATGGCGGCGCGCGTCCATGCGCTCGACGACAGCCGCCCGGTGACGGCGGCGATGAACGGCAGCTTCTACGATCCCCAGAACGTGTCGAGCGTCGTCGATGTGATGGGGTTCAATTACTATCAGGGCGATTACGACAAGTTCCACGCGCTGAACCCCGCCAAGCCCAGCACGTCGTCGGAAGACACCAGCGCGTTCATGACGCGCGGCGCCTATGCGACCGACAGGGCCGCCCATGTCATGTCGTCGATGGATACCGAGGCGGCGCCATGGGGGGCGACGCATCGCCAGGCCTGGGCGGAGATGGCCAAGCGCCGCTTCATCGCCGGCGGGTTCGTGTGGACCGGGTTCGACTATCATGGTGAGCCGACGCCGTTCACCTGGCCGACCATCGCCAGCTTCTTCGGCATCCTCGACCTGTGCGGCTTCCCCAAGACCGCGTACGACATTCATCGCGCCCACTGGATCGACGACCAGCCGGTGGTCGGCATCGCGCCGCACTGGACCTGGCCGGGCAAGGAGGGGCAGCCGGTCGAGCTGCTCGTCACCAGCAATGCCGAGCGGGTGCGGGTGGTGCTGAACGGGCGGATGATCGGCGAGCAGGCGGTCGACCGGATCATGGGGAATGCCTTCACCGTGCCCTATGTGCCGGGGACGCTGGAGGCGGTGGCGCTGAAGGGCGGGCGCGAGGTCGCGCGGGCGGTGCATGAGACGGCGGGGGCGGCGGTCGCGCTGCGGCTGACGCCGGCGCGGCGGCAGATGCTGGGCGATAACGAGGACGTCGTGCCGGTCACGATCGATGCGGTCGACGCCAAGGGGCGGCATGTCCCGACCGAAAACCGGATGACACGCTTTACGATCGATGGCGCAACGCTGATCGGCGTCGGCAACGGCGATCCGAACAGCCATGAGAGTGAGAAGGCGCCCGAACGCTCGCTGTTCAACGGCCTGGCGCAGATGCTGGTGCAGGCGGGCGAGGGGCGTGGGCGGGGGACAATCGTCGCCACCGCCGACGGGCTGCGGCCGGCGCGGCTGGTGATCGACCGGGTGGCCGCGACCCCGCGGGCGCAGGTCGAGGTGACGCCGCCGGGTGCGTTCATCCTCGGCTGGCGACGGTCGAAGTCGTTCGCGACCGCGCCCGATCCGGGCATGACCCCGCCGGTGAACGACAATAACAGCTGGGACTTCACCCGCAGCGGCACGCCTGCTGCGCCGGAGAGCGGGCCGTCGTTCCGTTTGTACCGCGCGGTGTTGCCCGAGCGGCGGCGGGTGATGGCGCAGGGCGGGACGCTGAGCTTCGCGCAGGTCGAGGGGCGGGCGAGCGTCTATGTCGACGGGCGGCAGGTCGGGGCGAAGACCGACCCGGCGGCCGGTGCGCTGGTGGTGCCGGTGCCGGCCGGAGCGAAGGGGGTGGCGGTGCTGATCGAGGCGGTGCCGGGTGCGCGGTCTGGGATTACCGGGGCGGTGCGGCTGGTGCCGAAGGGGTAG
- a CDS encoding alpha-L-fucosidase, with translation MKFSRRTLMGSSLIAGGTACTRYNSIVPVPPETPAPWGATPSPRQLKWHDHRQYGFVHFSINTFTDKEWGYGDEDPKLFNPTDFDPDQIVAAAKAGALTGLILTAKHHDGFCLWPTMLTEHCIRNSPYKQGKGDIVGELEAACRRGGINFGVYLSPWDRNRADYGTPSYITYYRAQLTELCTRYGKLFEVWFDGANGGDGYYGGARETRKIDAVQYYNWPSIVKLVHDLQPDACTFDPLGADIRWVGNEDGHAADPCWPTMPNEPYDQAKGNTGVRGAELWWPAETNVSIRPGWFYHADEDAKVKLPSKIMEMYDQSVGHGTTFHLNLPPDRRGRIHDRDVASLTAFGNALRATFANNRADGAVATASADLPGNSARNVNDGRLDTFWLAPPEAKNASIILDLPPGRSFDTVRLQEWLPLGLRVTRFAIDVSDGGDSWTTVAEKDMVGPQRLVRLPAPITPRRVRFRTVAAEAGPALREFALFRSVAPVDLPPLKVTDASIVDRAGWKVTAASAPGGEAILDDSPRTAWTSPAPASLTIDMGRSETLAGFTLTPTRHVDPNAAPPMKYRVETSVDGRTWTPGGEGEFQNINYARATQRLPFTTARPARYLRFAFPQPAVPAPAIAVAEIGAFR, from the coding sequence ATGAAGTTTTCCCGCCGCACCCTGATGGGCAGCAGCCTGATCGCCGGGGGGACCGCCTGCACCCGCTACAACAGCATCGTGCCGGTGCCGCCCGAGACGCCGGCCCCCTGGGGTGCCACGCCGTCGCCGCGCCAGCTGAAATGGCACGACCATCGCCAGTACGGCTTCGTCCATTTCTCGATCAACACCTTCACCGACAAGGAATGGGGTTACGGCGACGAAGACCCGAAGCTGTTCAACCCGACCGATTTCGACCCCGACCAGATCGTGGCGGCGGCCAAGGCGGGCGCGCTGACCGGGCTGATCCTGACCGCCAAGCATCATGACGGCTTCTGCCTGTGGCCGACGATGTTGACCGAACACTGCATCCGCAATTCCCCCTATAAACAGGGGAAAGGCGACATCGTCGGCGAGCTGGAGGCGGCGTGCCGGCGCGGCGGGATCAACTTCGGCGTGTATCTGTCACCCTGGGACCGCAACCGCGCGGACTATGGCACGCCCAGCTACATCACCTATTACCGCGCGCAGCTGACCGAATTGTGCACCCGCTATGGCAAGCTGTTCGAAGTGTGGTTCGACGGCGCGAACGGCGGCGACGGCTATTATGGCGGCGCGCGCGAGACGCGGAAAATCGATGCGGTTCAATACTATAACTGGCCGTCGATCGTGAAGCTGGTCCACGACCTGCAACCCGATGCCTGCACCTTCGATCCCTTGGGCGCCGACATCCGCTGGGTCGGCAACGAAGACGGCCACGCCGCCGACCCCTGCTGGCCGACCATGCCCAACGAACCCTATGATCAGGCAAAGGGCAACACCGGCGTGCGCGGCGCCGAACTCTGGTGGCCGGCGGAGACCAACGTCTCGATCCGGCCGGGCTGGTTCTACCATGCCGATGAGGACGCAAAGGTAAAATTACCCAGCAAAATCATGGAGATGTACGATCAATCGGTCGGCCATGGCACCACCTTCCACCTGAACCTCCCCCCCGACCGCCGCGGCCGCATCCATGACCGCGACGTCGCCAGCCTGACCGCCTTCGGCAACGCGTTGCGCGCAACCTTCGCCAACAATCGGGCCGATGGCGCGGTCGCGACCGCCAGCGCCGACCTGCCCGGCAATTCCGCCCGCAACGTCAATGACGGCCGGCTCGACACCTTCTGGCTCGCCCCGCCCGAGGCAAAAAACGCCAGCATTATCCTCGACCTACCACCCGGCCGCAGCTTCGACACGGTGCGGTTGCAGGAATGGCTCCCGCTCGGCCTGCGCGTCACCCGCTTCGCCATCGACGTGTCGGACGGCGGCGATAGCTGGACCACGGTGGCGGAGAAGGACATGGTCGGACCGCAGCGCCTCGTCCGCCTGCCCGCCCCGATCACCCCGCGCCGCGTGCGATTCCGCACCGTCGCCGCCGAAGCCGGTCCTGCACTCCGCGAATTCGCGCTGTTCCGCTCGGTCGCGCCGGTCGACCTGCCGCCGCTGAAGGTCACCGACGCCAGCATCGTCGACCGCGCCGGCTGGAAGGTCACCGCCGCCAGCGCGCCCGGCGGTGAAGCCATCCTCGACGACAGCCCACGCACCGCCTGGACCAGCCCCGCGCCCGCATCGCTGACGATCGACATGGGCCGCAGCGAAACGCTGGCCGGCTTCACCCTGACGCCGACCCGCCATGTCGATCCGAACGCTGCGCCACCGATGAAATATCGCGTCGAAACCAGCGTCGACGGCAGGACGTGGACGCCGGGCGGCGAAGGCGAGTTCCAGAACATCAATTACGCGCGGGCGACCCAGCGGCTGCCGTTCACGACAGCACGACCGGCCCGCTACCTGCGCTTCGCCTTCCCCCAGCCGGCGGTGCCCGCCCCGGCGATCGCGGTCGCGGAGATTGGGGCGTTCCGGTAA